Proteins co-encoded in one Haloarcula pelagica genomic window:
- a CDS encoding VOC family protein, with translation MNAKWVDHLNIRVPADRIDEFVALYRDALGFEIEHLDDYRAGEKGFFYLRVTEESVFHVAPTDSFTEPDNDAFNHVALYVDEPREMVRERLAASEAKIVDVVDERLGATGAFPSIYFEDPFGYLVELKSPAIDA, from the coding sequence ATGAATGCAAAGTGGGTCGACCACCTCAACATCCGCGTTCCAGCCGACCGTATCGACGAGTTCGTCGCACTGTACCGGGACGCGCTCGGATTCGAGATCGAACACCTCGACGACTACCGGGCCGGCGAGAAGGGATTCTTTTATCTACGAGTTACTGAGGAGTCGGTGTTCCACGTCGCTCCGACCGACTCGTTCACGGAACCGGACAACGACGCGTTCAACCACGTCGCACTCTACGTAGACGAACCCCGAGAGATGGTACGAGAGCGATTAGCGGCGAGCGAGGCGAAGATCGTCGATGTCGTCGATGAACGGCTGGGCGCGACGGGAGCGTTCCCGTCGATATACTTCGAGGACCCGTTTGGCTACCTTGTCGAACTGAAATCCCCGGCCATCGACGCGTAA
- a CDS encoding nucleotidyltransferase domain-containing protein, producing the protein MKRQTTVCIDIGTGTDVFRLSAADEILDLLADAHETEFSIPELVDATGAARSTVWRSVDLLDSIGVVRVRETPQRNYVSIDPERLQKSDPILAVEQVEFHEPIRAFVERVRDTFDESDDSSDLVGIVVFGSVARGEADRRSDIDLFVVVDGDRTAARRLVTDVVSDLSEERFDGDRFAFEPYVESVDSAARAGSKLRDIFDEGITVVGSERLQSIRKAVFADE; encoded by the coding sequence ATGAAACGTCAAACCACGGTCTGTATCGACATCGGTACCGGAACCGACGTGTTCCGTCTCAGTGCGGCCGACGAGATACTCGATCTGCTCGCCGACGCCCACGAGACGGAGTTCTCGATACCCGAACTCGTCGACGCGACTGGTGCCGCCCGCTCGACGGTCTGGCGGTCCGTCGACCTGCTCGATAGCATCGGTGTCGTTCGAGTGCGCGAGACGCCACAGCGCAACTACGTCTCGATCGACCCCGAGCGCCTGCAGAAGAGCGACCCGATACTGGCTGTCGAGCAGGTCGAATTTCACGAGCCGATCCGTGCGTTCGTCGAGCGTGTTCGGGACACATTCGACGAGAGCGACGACAGCAGCGACCTCGTCGGCATCGTGGTGTTCGGCAGTGTCGCCCGCGGTGAAGCCGATAGACGGAGTGATATCGACCTGTTCGTCGTCGTCGACGGCGACCGGACTGCTGCGCGTCGACTCGTGACCGACGTAGTGAGCGACCTCTCGGAAGAGCGATTCGACGGCGATCGGTTCGCGTTCGAACCGTACGTCGAGTCCGTCGACAGCGCGGCCCGGGCAGGATCGAAACTTCGGGACATCTTCGACGAGGGGATCACCGTCGTCGGCAGTGAGCGACTTCAGTCGATTCGCAAGGCGGTGTTCGCCGATGAGTAG
- a CDS encoding Fic family protein, which translates to MRDGYDLPSTAPGQYMPLRTDEHLSKAYFPDKLPPTLELSHAVVAEVSRAMWSLGRLEGLGSEIDNPGAVFSSFVYKEAEQSSQVEGTAVTVSDLYRYDVDELQIRETVESDHEADVREARNYITALDDAISFLQTAGIERQSITTELIKSLHEQLLIKGRADGEDPLPGEFRPGYTAIEEQGPHGVGTQIRFVPPKPDMVPGLIDDLERFVQQGSEWPDLVDIAIAHYQFETVHPFKDGNGRVGRLLVVLMLVSSGLLHYPMLYLSSYIERHRTEYADRLLAVSEEGAWDEWLQFFLRGIREQAEEAFVRAKLLVDKRKEYQSRYSDAAKSVRRLSLALFEDPYFTVREASERIDVVYQTANNAIETLETDGVVEEITGNDQNRVFRAAEIMDIVERPANQLPESDELVDVGQAWKLPER; encoded by the coding sequence ATGAGAGACGGATACGATCTCCCTTCAACTGCGCCCGGGCAGTACATGCCACTCCGGACCGATGAGCATCTCTCGAAGGCGTACTTCCCGGATAAACTTCCTCCAACACTGGAACTATCGCATGCTGTTGTTGCGGAAGTCTCGAGAGCGATGTGGTCTCTCGGTCGACTAGAGGGACTCGGCAGTGAGATCGACAATCCTGGCGCTGTGTTCAGTTCCTTTGTCTACAAGGAAGCTGAGCAGTCGTCCCAGGTTGAAGGGACAGCCGTGACTGTGTCTGACCTCTATCGATACGATGTCGACGAACTCCAGATCCGAGAGACAGTCGAGAGTGACCACGAAGCCGATGTGAGAGAAGCTCGAAACTATATCACTGCTCTCGACGATGCTATCTCGTTTCTCCAGACCGCCGGTATCGAACGGCAGAGTATAACGACGGAACTCATCAAATCGCTCCACGAGCAGTTACTAATCAAGGGACGGGCGGACGGAGAAGATCCATTACCGGGTGAATTTCGACCGGGGTACACTGCAATCGAAGAGCAGGGGCCACATGGCGTCGGGACACAGATTCGGTTCGTCCCGCCGAAACCAGACATGGTTCCGGGGCTGATCGACGATTTAGAGCGGTTCGTTCAGCAGGGCTCTGAGTGGCCCGATCTAGTCGACATCGCGATCGCTCACTATCAGTTCGAGACGGTCCATCCGTTCAAAGACGGGAACGGACGAGTCGGCCGACTACTCGTCGTGCTCATGCTCGTTTCGAGTGGCCTCCTTCATTACCCGATGCTCTACCTCAGTTCGTATATCGAACGACACCGAACCGAGTATGCAGATCGATTGCTTGCTGTGAGTGAAGAGGGCGCCTGGGACGAATGGCTCCAGTTTTTTCTCCGGGGAATCCGAGAGCAGGCCGAAGAGGCGTTCGTCCGAGCAAAACTGCTCGTCGACAAGAGAAAAGAGTACCAGTCTCGCTACTCGGACGCAGCGAAATCTGTCCGTCGTCTTTCTCTCGCACTGTTCGAGGATCCGTATTTTACCGTCCGTGAAGCTAGCGAACGAATCGACGTTGTCTATCAGACGGCAAACAACGCTATTGAAACACTCGAAACAGACGGTGTTGTAGAGGAAATAACCGGCAACGACCAGAACCGCGTCTTCAGAGCCGCCGAAATCATGGATATCGTCGAACGGCCTGCGAACCAACTGCCCGAATCCGACGAACTCGTCGATGTCGGGCAGGCATGGAAGCTACCCGAGCGATAG
- a CDS encoding glycerol dehydrogenase, translating into MQRAFVAPGRYLQGEGILSDLGSATATLGTQAILVADETVLSVLGDRIEAAFAEAACALSVAEFGGECTAGEIDRLTDIARQLGADVVVGAGGGKALDTAKAVRPGISGALVTVPTIASTDSPTSGLSVLYDADGGLDTGRTHDQRPDLVYVDTAVVAAAPTRFFVSGIGDALATEYEVRAAAGSDGETVAGGRPTRGSWAIATECGQILREQGRAAVEAVERGAVTPAVEDVTEAIILLSGLGFENGGLAAAHAIHDGIATAVGGDAAHGEKVCVGLLAQLALEDRPTAERREIAAFANDVGLPTTLAGVHVDASDDAQLRAIAAAACDASTSMSNQPGNVTIDDVIEALLAVNKVGLPFDGRR; encoded by the coding sequence ATGCAACGTGCGTTCGTCGCTCCCGGCCGTTATCTCCAGGGCGAGGGGATTCTCTCGGACCTCGGGTCTGCGACTGCGACCCTGGGGACCCAGGCGATACTCGTCGCAGACGAGACGGTACTCTCGGTCCTGGGAGATCGCATCGAGGCGGCGTTCGCCGAAGCGGCGTGTGCACTGTCGGTCGCCGAATTCGGGGGCGAGTGCACGGCTGGAGAGATAGATCGCTTGACGGACATCGCCCGCCAACTCGGCGCCGATGTCGTGGTTGGTGCTGGGGGCGGGAAGGCCCTGGACACGGCAAAAGCAGTACGCCCTGGCATTAGCGGGGCGCTCGTGACGGTGCCGACCATCGCGTCGACCGACTCGCCGACAAGTGGTCTGTCGGTTCTGTACGACGCGGACGGCGGCCTCGATACCGGCCGCACCCACGATCAGCGACCCGACCTCGTATACGTGGACACCGCGGTCGTCGCCGCCGCACCGACACGGTTCTTCGTGTCTGGTATCGGTGATGCACTCGCGACGGAGTACGAGGTGAGGGCGGCGGCTGGAAGCGATGGAGAGACGGTTGCCGGCGGCCGGCCGACCCGAGGGAGCTGGGCCATCGCGACCGAGTGCGGCCAGATTCTCCGCGAGCAGGGCCGGGCCGCTGTCGAGGCGGTCGAACGCGGCGCCGTGACGCCGGCGGTCGAGGACGTGACCGAGGCCATCATCCTCCTGTCGGGACTGGGGTTCGAGAACGGGGGGCTGGCCGCCGCCCACGCGATCCACGATGGCATCGCGACTGCCGTCGGCGGCGACGCAGCTCACGGCGAGAAGGTCTGTGTCGGCCTGCTCGCCCAGCTGGCGCTGGAAGACCGGCCGACAGCTGAGCGCCGGGAGATTGCCGCATTCGCCAACGACGTCGGTCTGCCCACGACGCTTGCCGGGGTCCACGTCGATGCCAGCGACGATGCGCAGTTGCGTGCCATCGCGGCCGCAGCCTGTGACGCGTCGACGAGTATGTCCAATCAGCCAGGGAATGTGACCATCGACGACGTCATCGAGGCCCTCTTGGCGGTCAACAAAGTCGGTCTCCCCTTCGACGGACGTAGATAA
- a CDS encoding ABC transporter ATP-binding protein: MSQVTFQNVEKRYDDVVAVQNIDLEIRDGEFLSVLGPSGSGKSTVLRMVAGLEDITGGTIKIGDRVINDVHPRDRGIAMVFQNYALYPHMTVRENMSYGLQLTTDLSKDEISQRVESAAEMMGISEHLEKRPAGLSGGQQQRVATGRAIVREPEVFLMDEPLSNLDAKLKMHMRTELQRIHDELDTTTMYVTHDQEEAMTMSDRIVIIADGTIQQVGSPDEIYNQPANLFVADFIGSPAMNLFDIRLDGDTLVHDEFEYELSAELAERVRHNATSDELIMGIRPEDISVADAGATNVIETAIDVVEPIGSDNFLYVQLSDEECTVRASADFKPAHGDPVSLTFDETSLHLFDTQTDQNILAGEERQLGQTA, from the coding sequence ATGAGCCAGGTTACCTTTCAGAATGTCGAGAAGCGATACGACGACGTCGTAGCGGTCCAGAACATCGACCTCGAGATCAGAGACGGGGAGTTCCTCTCGGTCCTCGGTCCGTCCGGGTCCGGAAAGTCGACCGTGTTGCGGATGGTCGCGGGCCTCGAAGATATCACCGGCGGGACCATCAAAATCGGTGACCGCGTCATCAACGACGTCCATCCGCGCGACCGCGGCATCGCGATGGTGTTCCAGAACTACGCGCTGTACCCCCACATGACCGTCCGGGAGAACATGTCCTACGGGCTCCAGTTGACGACAGATCTCTCCAAGGACGAGATCTCCCAGCGTGTCGAGTCAGCCGCCGAGATGATGGGCATCAGCGAGCACCTGGAGAAGCGACCAGCCGGTCTCTCTGGTGGGCAACAGCAGCGCGTCGCGACCGGTCGCGCCATCGTCCGCGAACCGGAAGTGTTCCTGATGGACGAGCCCCTGTCGAACCTGGACGCGAAACTCAAGATGCACATGCGGACGGAGCTCCAGCGCATTCACGACGAGCTCGACACGACGACGATGTACGTCACCCACGACCAGGAGGAGGCGATGACGATGTCCGACCGCATCGTCATCATCGCCGACGGAACCATCCAGCAGGTCGGCTCCCCCGACGAGATCTACAACCAGCCGGCGAACCTCTTCGTCGCGGACTTCATCGGGAGCCCCGCGATGAACCTCTTCGACATCCGACTCGACGGCGACACCCTCGTCCACGACGAGTTCGAGTACGAGCTCTCGGCCGAGTTGGCAGAGCGCGTCCGGCACAACGCGACCAGCGACGAACTCATCATGGGTATCCGTCCCGAGGACATCAGCGTCGCCGACGCCGGGGCGACCAACGTCATCGAAACCGCCATCGATGTCGTCGAACCCATCGGGTCCGACAACTTCCTGTACGTCCAACTCAGCGATGAGGAATGTACGGTGCGGGCCTCAGCGGACTTCAAACCGGCCCACGGCGACCCCGTCTCGCTCACGTTCGACGAGACGAGTCTCCACCTCTTCGATACGCAGACGGACCAAAACATCCTGGCCGGAGAGGAGCGTCAGCTGGGACAGACCGCGTGA
- a CDS encoding NAD-dependent epimerase/dehydratase family protein produces MQTLIIGGTGLISTGIARQADAAGHDVTVFTRGKTDAALPATVDHVTGDRTERGALERARETVAPDCVIDMVGFAPAEIETAIDVFRGHIDQYVFCSTVDVYHRPVETMPIRERAAREPPVSEYGRDKAACEDRLFDATRTAGFPATIIRPWHTYGEGGGLIDTLSSDAYVDRLRRGKPIVVHGDGTSVWAPCHRDDVAAAFVAAIGNHEAIGEAYHTTATEPMTWNQYHRRAAAALDAPEPELVHVPTDALREAVPDRVAPLLNHFQFSTVFDTAKAERDLGFQQTVSWAEGVERTVARLEADDAIDDWDSDPEYDAVVSAWRDATAGFTAALR; encoded by the coding sequence ATGCAAACGCTCATCATCGGCGGCACGGGGCTCATCAGTACGGGCATCGCTCGGCAAGCGGACGCCGCCGGCCACGACGTGACGGTGTTCACCCGCGGGAAGACCGACGCCGCCCTCCCGGCAACAGTCGACCACGTCACCGGCGACCGGACGGAGCGTGGGGCTCTCGAACGGGCCCGCGAGACGGTCGCACCCGACTGCGTGATCGATATGGTCGGCTTCGCGCCGGCGGAGATCGAGACAGCGATCGACGTGTTCCGCGGCCACATCGACCAGTACGTCTTCTGTAGCACGGTCGACGTGTACCACCGGCCGGTCGAGACCATGCCGATCCGGGAACGCGCCGCCCGCGAGCCACCGGTCAGCGAGTACGGTCGGGACAAGGCGGCCTGTGAAGACCGCCTGTTCGATGCGACCCGGACCGCCGGCTTTCCGGCCACGATCATCCGCCCGTGGCACACCTACGGCGAGGGCGGCGGGCTGATCGATACGCTCTCCAGTGACGCGTACGTCGATCGACTCCGACGCGGCAAACCGATCGTCGTCCACGGCGACGGGACCTCGGTGTGGGCACCCTGCCACCGCGACGACGTGGCCGCGGCGTTCGTCGCCGCGATCGGGAACCACGAAGCGATCGGGGAGGCCTACCACACCACGGCGACCGAGCCGATGACGTGGAATCAGTACCACCGCCGGGCGGCGGCCGCCCTGGACGCGCCGGAGCCGGAGCTAGTCCACGTCCCGACCGACGCGCTTCGTGAGGCGGTCCCGGACCGGGTGGCGCCACTGCTGAACCACTTCCAGTTCTCGACGGTGTTCGACACGGCGAAGGCCGAACGCGACCTGGGCTTCCAGCAGACGGTCTCGTGGGCGGAGGGTGTCGAACGCACCGTCGCCCGCCTCGAAGCCGACGACGCGATCGACGACTGGGACAGCGACCCCGAGTACGACGCCGTCGTCTCGGCGTGGCGCGACGCGACCGCGGGCTTTACCGCCGCACTCCGATAG
- a CDS encoding IclR family transcriptional regulator domain-containing protein, with translation MSDSRSGPDGDTVQTVQTSFRVLEALEAKQPAGVTEVAESLDLSKSAAHRHLSTLRAEGKVEQVDGDYRRTLGDQTASLDVAFGIIEVLKERGQAPVEAVAEELDVLPSTVEHYLSWLESEDYVVQRGNQYENGLRFLDLGERVKHSTGVFDIAADEVDRLADESGELALFSLEEHGENVLMYKSNGDDAIQTSHEIGLREPLHCSGLGKAILSELPRKRVEAIVDERGLPQFTEHTITSRDRLFDELERTRERGYAIDDEEAKPGIRCVAAPVVLGDGDLYGAVSVTAPRSRMEGERLEEELPEIVTGVANVIEVNAIYA, from the coding sequence ATGTCCGACTCGCGTTCCGGCCCCGACGGTGACACGGTGCAGACAGTCCAGACCTCGTTTCGCGTTCTCGAAGCGCTCGAGGCCAAACAACCAGCAGGTGTCACCGAGGTCGCCGAGTCGCTGGACCTCTCGAAGAGTGCCGCTCACCGCCACCTCTCGACGCTGCGTGCCGAAGGGAAAGTCGAGCAGGTCGACGGCGACTACCGGCGGACGTTGGGAGACCAGACGGCCAGTCTCGACGTGGCCTTCGGTATCATCGAGGTCCTGAAAGAGCGAGGCCAAGCACCTGTCGAGGCGGTCGCAGAGGAGCTGGACGTGTTGCCTTCCACGGTCGAGCACTATCTCTCGTGGCTCGAATCCGAGGACTACGTCGTCCAGCGGGGCAACCAGTACGAGAACGGCCTGCGGTTCCTGGACCTCGGCGAACGGGTCAAGCACAGCACCGGCGTCTTCGACATCGCCGCCGACGAGGTCGATCGGCTGGCCGACGAGAGCGGCGAACTCGCGTTGTTCAGTCTCGAAGAGCACGGAGAGAACGTGCTCATGTACAAGTCCAACGGCGACGACGCGATACAGACCTCCCACGAGATCGGTCTCCGGGAACCGCTTCACTGCAGTGGTCTGGGGAAGGCCATCCTCTCGGAACTCCCACGGAAACGAGTCGAGGCGATCGTCGACGAGCGAGGCCTCCCGCAGTTCACCGAACACACCATCACCTCCCGGGACCGCCTCTTCGACGAGCTGGAGCGGACCCGCGAGCGGGGCTACGCCATTGACGACGAGGAAGCCAAGCCAGGAATCCGGTGTGTCGCCGCCCCCGTCGTCCTCGGTGACGGTGACCTCTACGGCGCCGTCAGTGTGACGGCCCCGCGGAGTCGGATGGAAGGTGAGCGACTGGAGGAGGAGCTCCCAGAGATCGTGACCGGCGTGGCCAACGTCATCGAGGTCAACGCCATCTACGCCTGA
- a CDS encoding oligopeptide/dipeptide ABC transporter ATP-binding protein, translating into MSTPDHTPDTTTPTDTPLVSLENVEVHFEKDQGLLDFFEEPDTVRAVDGISLDIGENDVLALVGESGCGKSTLGKTAIGLQRPTGGTVRYRGQDVWAAKDGRGEVTVPFEEIRSSLQIIHQDPGSSLNPNQRIVEILAQPIKLTHPDVGRGERRERIYSLLERVGMNPAADFADRYPHQLSGGEQQRVALSRALLMNPDLILADEAISALDVSLRVEMMDLMLDLQADFDTSFVFISHDLSNARYFAEHGDGRIGVMYLGELVEVGPAEQLIEDPSHPYTEVLRWATPDLGLGSAGASEPPMRRIDIPDPVNPPSGCRFHTRCPEAREVCRESCPALTGETDGHRTACFRSQPDHEYWDSAPLED; encoded by the coding sequence ATGAGTACACCCGATCACACCCCCGACACGACCACACCGACCGACACACCGCTCGTCTCCCTGGAGAACGTCGAAGTCCACTTCGAGAAAGACCAGGGACTGCTCGATTTCTTCGAGGAGCCCGACACCGTCAGAGCCGTCGACGGCATCTCACTGGACATCGGTGAGAACGATGTCCTCGCGCTCGTCGGCGAGAGCGGCTGTGGGAAGTCGACGCTCGGGAAGACGGCCATCGGCCTCCAGCGCCCTACCGGCGGGACCGTCCGCTATCGCGGGCAGGATGTCTGGGCGGCCAAGGATGGTCGGGGTGAGGTCACCGTCCCGTTCGAGGAGATCCGGTCGTCGCTCCAGATCATCCACCAGGACCCGGGCAGTTCGCTGAACCCGAACCAGCGGATCGTCGAGATCCTCGCACAGCCGATCAAACTGACACACCCGGACGTTGGCCGCGGCGAGCGCCGCGAGCGTATCTACTCGCTGCTCGAACGCGTCGGGATGAACCCGGCCGCGGACTTCGCCGACCGCTATCCCCACCAGCTCAGCGGCGGCGAGCAACAGCGTGTCGCGCTCTCGCGGGCGCTCCTGATGAACCCCGATCTCATCCTCGCCGACGAGGCAATCAGTGCGCTGGATGTCTCCCTGCGCGTCGAGATGATGGACCTGATGCTCGACCTGCAGGCCGACTTCGACACGTCGTTCGTCTTCATCTCGCACGACCTCTCGAACGCGCGGTACTTCGCCGAGCACGGTGACGGCCGGATCGGCGTGATGTACCTCGGCGAACTGGTCGAAGTCGGCCCCGCCGAACAGCTCATCGAGGACCCCAGCCATCCCTACACGGAGGTCCTCCGGTGGGCGACGCCGGACCTCGGGCTCGGCTCGGCGGGCGCTAGCGAGCCACCCATGCGGCGGATCGACATTCCGGACCCGGTGAACCCACCGAGCGGGTGTCGGTTCCACACGCGCTGCCCGGAGGCACGCGAGGTGTGCCGGGAGTCCTGTCCCGCCCTCACGGGCGAGACCGACGGCCACCGTACCGCGTGTTTCCGCAGCCAGCCCGACCACGAGTACTGGGACAGCGCGCCGCTGGAAGACTGA
- a CDS encoding HEAT repeat domain-containing protein — translation MSGTSQPPLQAVAPSDVTAESVDPAEVVAALEADRALVRRRGARVCAALAADDVDAVRAFVDTLGRLLRDDDPGVVQAAAAALTEVATADPDAATPVLDDATALADSTLGGVQIAGAQLLGAVAKRRPDRCTPVVAALLDRLVRPPDHTESQSVAARVEDSVTQRTIQHYEQEERERERVARQVFANVVVAVAEADPSALAGHVETVAEVATAEDPVVRGAALDILAAVARESPRAVDPVAETVIACLDADERVLRARAVQTLGHLGDERYADALDEIAETDDDEIAALAAETAAFLDT, via the coding sequence ATGTCCGGTACTAGCCAGCCACCGCTTCAGGCAGTGGCGCCGAGCGATGTCACAGCCGAGTCAGTCGATCCGGCGGAGGTGGTGGCCGCACTCGAAGCCGACCGTGCACTCGTCCGCCGACGGGGCGCCCGCGTCTGTGCCGCGCTCGCGGCCGACGATGTCGACGCTGTTCGCGCGTTCGTCGACACGCTCGGGCGGCTCCTCCGAGACGACGATCCCGGCGTTGTCCAGGCCGCCGCCGCGGCGCTGACCGAAGTCGCGACGGCCGATCCGGACGCGGCCACACCTGTTCTCGACGACGCGACAGCGCTAGCCGACTCGACGCTCGGCGGTGTGCAGATCGCCGGCGCACAGCTGCTCGGGGCTGTCGCAAAGCGGCGGCCGGACCGCTGTACACCCGTCGTGGCGGCGCTGCTCGATCGGCTCGTCCGGCCACCGGATCACACCGAGAGCCAGTCGGTCGCGGCGCGTGTCGAGGACAGCGTCACCCAGCGGACGATACAGCACTACGAACAGGAAGAGCGCGAACGCGAACGGGTCGCCCGGCAGGTCTTCGCCAACGTCGTCGTCGCGGTGGCCGAGGCCGATCCGTCGGCGCTCGCCGGCCACGTCGAGACCGTCGCCGAGGTCGCGACGGCCGAAGACCCGGTCGTCCGCGGAGCGGCGTTGGACATCCTCGCAGCGGTCGCCCGGGAGTCCCCGCGGGCGGTCGATCCGGTCGCGGAGACGGTGATCGCGTGTCTCGACGCCGACGAGCGCGTCCTGCGGGCCCGTGCCGTCCAGACGCTCGGACACCTCGGCGACGAACGCTACGCCGACGCGCTCGACGAGATCGCCGAGACGGACGACGACGAGATAGCAGCCCTCGCCGCGGAGACGGCCGCGTTCCTCGACACGTAG